Proteins from a single region of Festucalex cinctus isolate MCC-2025b chromosome 19, RoL_Fcin_1.0, whole genome shotgun sequence:
- the LOC144007748 gene encoding uncharacterized protein LOC144007748, translating to MFTVRGTGRGSFIAGKSVHNQSVTGGGCWRQDPNAGGYQKTGQGRDAESWNCHPLRTEGNLTPNQLWMIGTLQASVPEPDLEQIQQGEEILPLDHDGEHGIVVPAIQCPLSEEGLAALQQINPNMESLSFGRDIYLQALNVATST from the exons atgtttactgtaagaggaaCAGGTCggggcagttttattgctggaAAAAGTGTACATAACCAGAG TGTCACGGGAGgtgggtgttggaggcaggacccaaatgcaggaggctaccaaaaaacagggcaaggcagggatgcag AGAGCTGGAACTGCCACCCGTTGCGCACTGAGGGAAACCTAACTCCAAATCAACTATGGATGATTGGGACGCTGCAAGCATCGGTTCCAGAGCCAGACCTGGAGCAG atccagcaaggTGAAGAGATACTACCCTTGGACCATGACGGTGAACACGGAATTGTTGTACCTGCCATCCAGTGTCCTTTATCTGAAGAAGGACTTGCTGCTTTACAGCAAATCAACCCAAACATGGAGTCGTTGAGTTTTGGTCGTGACATTTATTTGCAGGCTCTCAATGTGGCAACTAGTACCTAG